In Panthera uncia isolate 11264 chromosome B4, Puncia_PCG_1.0, whole genome shotgun sequence, one genomic interval encodes:
- the SGSM3 gene encoding small G protein signaling modulator 3 — protein MSGSHTPSASGPFSALTPSMWPQEILAKSTQKEESVEQPEFFYDEFGFRVDKEDGANPGSGRPSGVSLMEDPPQRLRWQAHLEFTHNHDVGDLTWDKIAVSLPRSEKLRSLVLAGIPHSMRPQLWMRLSGALQKKRNSELSYREMVKNSSNDETIAAKQIEKDLLRTMPSNVCFASVNSIGVPRLRRVLRALAWLYPEIGYCQGTGMVAACLLLFLEEEDAFWMMCAIIEDLLPASYFSTTLLGVQTDQRVLRHLIVQYLPRLDKLLQEHDIELSLITLHWFLTAFASVVHIKLLLRLWDLFFYEGSLVLFQTTLGMLRLKEEELIQSENSASIFNTLSDIPSQIEDAELLLGEAMRLAGSLTDVAVETQRRKHLAYLIADQGQLLGTSATTNLSQVVRRRTQRRKSGITSLLFGEDDLEALKAKNIKQTELVADLREAILRVARHFQCTDPKNCSVELSPDYSMESHQRDHENYVACSRGHRRRAKALLDFERHDDDELGFRKNDIITIISQKDEHCWVGELNGLRGWFPAKFVEVLDERSKEYSIAGDDAVTEGVTDLVRGTLCPALKALFEHGLKKPSLLGGACHPWLFIEEAAGREVERDFDSVYSRLVLCKTYRLDEDGKVLTPEELLYRAVQSVNVTHDAAHAQMDVKLRSLICVGLNEQVLHLWLEVLCSSLPTVEKWYQPWSFLRSPGWVQIKCELRVLCCFAFSLSQDWELPVKREEEKKPLKEGVQDMLVKHHLFSWDIDG, from the exons ACGGTGCCAACCCCGGTTCCGGCAGGCCGTCAGGTGTGTCTCTGATGGAGGACCCTCCACAGAGACTGCGCTGGCAGGCCCACCTGGAGTTCACCCATAACCATGACGTGGGGGATCTCACGTGGGACAAGAttgctgtctctctgccccgctcTGAGAAGCTTCGCTCCTTGGTGCTGGCGGGCATCCCACACAGCATGAGGCCACAG CTGTGGATGCGGCTCTCTGGGGCCCTGCAGAAGAAGAGGAATTCCGAGCTGTCCTACCGAGAGATGGTGAAGAACAGCTCCAACGATGAGACCATTGCTGCCAAACAG ATCGAGAAGGACCTGCTCCGCACCATGCCCAGCAACGTCTGCTTCGCCAGCGTGAACAGCATCGGGGTGCCCCGCCTGCGCAGGGTTCTCCGGGCGCTGGCCTGGCTCTACCCAGAGATCGGCTACTGCCAGGGCACGGGCATG GTGGCTGCCTGCCTTCTGCtgttcctggaggaggaggacgcTTTCTGGATGATGTGCGCCATCATCGAGGACTTGCTCCCCGCCTCCTACTTCAGCACCACCCTGCTGGGAGTCCAGACAGACCAGCGGGTCCTGCGCCACCTCATCGTCCAGTACCTGCCTCGCTTGGACAAGTTGCTCCAGGAGCACGACATCG AGTTGTCTCTGATCACGCTGCACTGGTTCCTCACGGCCTTCGCCAGCGTGGTGCACATCAAGCTGCTGCTGCGCCTCTGGGACCTGTTCTTCTACGAGGGCTCCCTGGTGCTGTTCCAGACCACGCTGGGCATGCTGCGGCTCAAG GAGGAGGAGCTGATCCAGTCCGAGAACTCGGCCTCCATCTTCAACACGCTGTCAGACATCCCTTCGCAGATTGAGGACGCGGAGCTGCTGCTGGGGGAGGCCATGCGGCTGGCTGGCTCCCTCACGGACGTGGCCGTGGAGACGCAGCGCCGCAAGCACCTGGCCTACCTCATTGCGGACCAGGGCCAACTCCTAGGGACCAGTGCCACCACCAACCTGTCACAG GTCGTGCGGCGCCGGACCCAGCGGAGGAAGTCTGGCATCACCTCCCTGCTCTTTG GGGAGGACGACCTGGAGGCGCTCAAGGCCAAGAACATCAAGCAGACGGAACTGGTGGCCGACCTCCGGGAAGCCATCCTGCGCGTTGCCCGCCATTTCCAGTGCACAGACCCCAAAAACTGTAGTGTG GAGCTGAGCCCGGACTACAGCATGGAGAGCCACCAGCGGGACCATGAGAACTATGTGGCATGCTCACGCGGCCACCGGCGCCGAGCCAAGGCCCTGCTGGACTTCGAGCGACACGACGACGATGAGCTGGGCTTCCGCAAGAACGACATCATCACG ATCATATCTCAGAAAGATGAGCACTGCTGGGTCGGGGAGCTGAACGGCCTGAGAG GCTGGTTTCCAGCCAAGTTTGTGGAAGTCCTGGATGAACGGAGCAAAGAG TACTCCATCGCGGGGGATGATGCTGTGACAGAGGGGGTCACGGACTTGGTTCGAGGGACCCTCTGCCCAGCTCTCAAGGCCCTGTTTGAACATGGGCTGAAGAAGCCGTCCCTGCTGGGAGGTGCCTGCCACCCTTGGCTGTTCATCGAGGAG GCAGCAGGCcgggaggtggagagagactTTGACTCGGTGTATTCACGCCTGGTGCTGTGTAAGACGTACAG GTTGGATGAAGATGGCAAAGTCTTGACCCCGGAGGAGCTGCTCTACCGG GCTGTGCAGTCTGTGAACGTGACCCATGACGCTGCACACGCACAGATGGATGTCAAGCTCCGTTCCCTCATCTGCGTGGGACTCAA CGAGCAGGTCTTGCACCTGTGGCTGGAGGTGCTCTGCTCCAGCCTGCCTACCGTGGAGAAGTGGTACCAGCCCTGGTCTTTCCTGCGCAGCCCTGGCTGGGTCCAGATCAAATGTGAGCTCCG cGTTCTGTGCTGCTTCGCCTTCAGCCTCTCGCAGGACTGGGAACTTCCTGTGAAGAGAGAG GAGGAGAAGAAGCCACTGAAGGAGGGTGTTCAGGACATGCTGGTGAAGCACCACCTGTTCAGCTGGGACATAGACGGGTGA
- the MRTFA gene encoding myocardin-related transcription factor A codes for MTLLEPEMLMMAVQSVLQLKLQQRRTREELVSQGIMPPLKSPAAFHEQRRSLERARTEDYLKRKIRSRPERSELVRMHILEETSAEPSLQAKQLKLKRARLADDLNEKIAQRPGPMELVEKNILPVESSLKEAIIVGQVNYPKVADSSSFDEDSSDALSPEQPASHESQGSAPSPLEARVSEPLSSATTLSPTQVVSSQLPVGLDSGETLFLAEQPPLPPSLTNGTTAPPAKPTPTLIKQSQPKSASEKSQRSKKAKELKPKVKKLKYHQYIPPDQKQDKGAPAMDSSYAKILQQQQLFLQLQILNQQQQQHYNYQTILPAPPKPAGEAPGSGGAPPIRSLSTTGSGSSSGAPGPSGLARQNSTSLTGKPGALPANLDDMKVAELKQELKLRSLPVSGTKTDLIERLRAYQEQVSPAPGAPKGPAAPSILPKAGEVVVAFPATRLSTGPALVAAGLAPAEVVVATVTGNGVVKFGSAGSTPPVSPTPSERSLLSTGDENSTPGDTFGEMVTSPLTQLTLQASPLQILVKEEGPRPGSCCRSPGVRAELEGRDKDQMLQEKDKQIEELTRMLRQKQQLVEWLRLQLEQEKRAQQPGPAPAPLSTPVKQESSFSSCQLSRQPPGPAHPFSPSLAAPAAHHADACPLVPPAVVVKQEAVLPEPEPAPAPQLLLGPQGPSVLRGVTPPTLITDSTGTHLVLTVTNKNVDSPGLAGGSPQQPLSQPGSPAAPGPPAQMDPEHPSQPLFGTPTSLLKKEPPGYEEAVSQQPRQQVKKENGSSSQQMDDLFDILIQSGEISADFKEPPPSLPGKEKPPSTATCGSPLAAPSPPSAELPQATPPPSGSPALPGRLEDFLESSTGLPLLTSGHEGPEPLSLIDDLHSQMLSSSAILDHPPSPMDTSELHFAPEPSSVGLDLADGHLDSMDWLELSSGGPVLSLAPLGTTTPSLFSTDFLDGHDLQLHWDSCL; via the exons CTTTGAAAAGTCCAGCTGCGTTtcatgagcagagaaggagctTGGAGCGGGCCAGG ACAGAGGACTATCTGAAACGGAAGATTCGTTCCCGGCCAGAGAGATCGGAGCTGGTCAGGATGCATATTTTGGAAG AGACCTCGGCCGAGCCTTCCCTCCAGGCCAAGCAGCTGAAGCTGAAGAGAGCCAGATTGGCCGATGACCTCAACGAGAAGATTGCACAGAGACCGGGCCCTATGGAGCTGGTTGAGAAGAACATTCTGCCTGTGGAGTCCAGCCTGAAAGAAGCCATCATTG TGGGCCAGGTGAATTACCCGAAAGTAGCGGACAGCTCTTCCTTCGATGAGGACAGCAGTGATGCCTTATCCCCTGAGCAGCCTGCGAGCCACGAGTCCCAGGGCTCGGCGCCGTCCCCCTTGGAAGCCCGAGTCAGCGAGCCACTGTCCAGTGCCACCACCCTATCCCCCACTCAG GTGGTGTCGTCTCAGCTCCCAGTGGGCCTGGATTCCGGAGAAACACTTTTCCTGGCAGAgcagcctcctctgcctcccagccTCACCAATGGAACCACAGCCCCCCCTGCCAAGCCCACCCCGACGCTCATTAAG CAGAGCCAACCCAAGTCTGCCAGTGAGAAGTCGCAGCGCAGCAAGAAAGCCAAGGAGCTGAAGCCAAAGGTGAAGAAGCTCAAGTATCACCAGTACATCCCCCCGGACCAAAAGCAGGACAAGGGGGCGCCCGCCATGGACTCCTCCTATGCCAAGatcctgcagcagcagcagctcttCCTCCAGCTCCAGATCCTcaaccagcagcagcagcagcactatAACTACCAGACCATCCTGCCCGCCCCGCCAAA GCCCGCAGGTGAGGCCCCGGGAAGCGGCGGGGCCCCCCCGATACGCAGCCTCTCCACTACCGGTAGCGGCTCCAGCTCGGGTGCTCCTGGTCCCAGTGGGTTGGCACGTCAGAACAGCACCTCACTGACTGGCAAGCCGGGAGCCCTGCCTGCCAACCTGGATGACATGAAG GTGGCGGAGCTGAAGCAGGAGCTAAAGCTGCGGTCACTGCCCGTCTCAGGCACCAAGACAGACCTGATCGAGCGCCTGCGTGCATACCAGGAACAAGTCAGCCCTGCCCCGGGAGCCCCCAAGGGCCCTGCTGCCCCCTCCATCTTGCCCAAGGCTGGTGAGGTGGTGGTCGCCTTCCCGGCCACCCGGCTAAGCACGGGGCCTGCCCTGGTGGCAGCGGGCCTGGCCCCGGCTGAGGTGGTGGTGGCCACGGTGACCGGTAACGGAGTGGTGAAATTTGGCAGCGCGGGCTCTACACCCCCCGTGTCTCCCACCCCCTCGGAGCGCTCACTGCTCAGCACGGGCGATGAGAACTCCACACCCGGGGACACCTTTGGAGAGATGGTGACGTCGCCGCTGACCCAGCTCACCCTCCAGGCCTCACCGCTACAGATCCTTGTGAAGGAGGAGGGCCCCCGGCCCGGGTCCTGCTGCCGGAGCCCCGGGGTGCGGGCCGAGCTGGAGGGGCGTGACAAGGACCAGATGCTGCAGGAAAAGGACAAGCAGATCGAGGAGCTGACCCGCATGCTGCGCCAGAAACAGCAGCTCGTGGAGTGGCTGAGGCTGCAGCTGGAGCAGGAGAAGCGGGCGCAgcagcccggccccgcccccgcccccctcagcaCCCCAGTGAAGCAGGAAAGCAGCTTCTCCAGCTGCCAGCTGAGCCGGCAGCCCCCGGGTCCCGCACACCCCTTCAGCCCCAGCCTGGCGGCCCCCGCTGCCCACCACGCGGACGCTTGTCCCCTGGTGCCCCCAGCCGTGGTGGTGAAGCAGGAAGCCGTGCTGCCGGAGCCTGAGCCAGCCCCCGCTCCCCAGCTGCTGCTGGGCCCACAGGGCCCCAGCGTCCTCAGGGGGGTCACACCTCCCACCCTCATCACCGACTCCACAGGGACCCACCTTGTCCTCACCGTGACCAATAAGAACGTGGACAGCCCCGGCCTGGCCGGCGGGAGCCCCCAGCAG CCCTTGTCCCAGCCTGGTTCTCCGGCAGCCCCTGGCCCACCAGCCCAGATGGACCCAGAGCACCCATCACAGCCCCTCTTTGGGACCCCCACTTCTCTGCTGAAGAAGGAGCCGCCTGGCTATGAGGAAGCTGTGAGCCAACAGCCCAGACAGCAGGTGAAGAAG GAAAATGGTTCCTCCAGCCAACAGATGGATGACCTGTTTGACATTCTTATTCAGAGTGGAG AAATCTCAGCAGATTTCAAGGAGCCACCACCATCCCTACCAGGGAAAGAGAAGCCCCCCTCGACGGCAACCTGCGGGTCGCCCCTGGCCGCACCGTCCCCACCCTCCGCCGAGCTCCCCCAGGCCACGCCACCTCCCTCAGGCTCACCTGCCCTCCCTGGGCGCCTGGAGGACTTCCTGGAGAGCAGCACGGGGCTGCCCCTGCTGACCAGCGGGCACGAGGGGCCAGAGCCCCTCTCCCTCATTGACGACCTCCACAGCCAGATGCTGAGCAGCTCTGCTATCCTGGACCACCCCCCCTCACCCATGGACACCTCGGAATTGCACTTTGCCCCCGAGCCCAGCAGCGTGGGCCTGGACCTGGCCGACGGCCACTTGGACAGCATGGACTGGCTGGAGCTGTCGTCGGGAGGCCCCGTGCTCAGCCTGGCCCCGCTcggcaccaccacccccagcctcttCTCCACGGACTTCCTCGATGGTCACGACTTGCAACTCCACTGGGATTCCTGCTTGTAG